From Cannabis sativa cultivar Pink pepper isolate KNU-18-1 chromosome 8, ASM2916894v1, whole genome shotgun sequence, a single genomic window includes:
- the LOC115700496 gene encoding uncharacterized protein LOC115700496 translates to MSEKALKDLNTIPGSERKNENSSKVSISKPVVSNTNGNTNGNLEEGQKKISVNGSEVVNPVNGNLEEAQKKNSVNGDEVVNPVVEVASAEVEYIDSENLNDVEDVDASLKMLLSGLDSKDWVLLCNSLNNVRRLSLYHKEAMFDVLADVISLVAKSLKNPRSAVCKTACMTSADIFSAYNDLMIESLDLLLVQLLLKSSQDKRFVCEAAEKALVSMTTWVSPVLLLPKLQPCLKHRNPRIRAKASMCFCRSVPRLGVEGIKTYGIDKLIQTAASQLSDQLPESREAARSLLLELQTVYQKSFDISSVEEVSEHPETNSWESFCQSKLSPLSAQAVLRVTNISREGLVIGS, encoded by the exons ATGTCAGAGAAAGCTCTAAAAGATCTTAATACTATACCAGGATCTGAGAGGAAGAATGAAAACTCTAGTAAAGTAAGTATTTCTAAGCCTGTAGTTAGCAATACCAATGGCAATACCAATGGGAACCTTGAAGAAGGACAAAAGAAAATCTCTGTAAATGGCAGTGAAGTTGTGAATCCTGTAAATGGGAACCTTGAAGAAGCACAAAAGAAAAACTCTGTAAATGGCGATGAAGTTGTGAATCCTGTAGTTGAGGTTGCAAGTGCAGAAGTAGAATACATTGACTCCGAGAATTTAAATGATGTAGAAGATGTTGATGCAAGCTTGAAG ATGCTTTTGTCTGGATTAGACTCTAAAGATTGGGTCTTACTGTGTAACTCACTAAACAATGTACGCCGGTTATCACTATATCACAAGGAGGCCATGTTCGATGTGTT GGCTGATGTTATCTCACTTGTTGCAAAGTCCTTGAAAAATCCAAGAAGTGCTGTTTGCAAAACTGCATGCATGACATCTGCAGACATTTTTAGTGCTTACAATGATCTTATGATTGAATCTTTGGACCTGCTG CTAGTTCAGCTTCTTCTCAAGTCTTCACAAGACAAACGATTTGTATGCGAGGCAGCTGAGAAAGCTTTGGTTTCAATGACTACTTGGGTTTCCCCAGTATTGTTGTTACCGAAGCTCCAACCGTGTCTCAAGCACAGAAATCCTAGAATTCGAGCAAAGGCATCTATGTGCTTTTGTAGAAGTGTTCCACGATTG GGTGTTGAAGGGATTAAAACATACGGTATCGACAAATTAATTCAGACAGCCGCATCCCAGCTTAGTGATCAGCTTCCTGAATCAAGGGAGGCTGCTCGGAGTCTTCTTTTGGAGCTGCAAACTGTTTATCAGAAATCTTTCGATATTTCATCCGTGGAAGAAGTATCTGAGCACCCCGAGACGAACTCTTGGGAGAGCTTTTGTCAATCGAAACTCTCTCCTCTCAGTGCACAGGCAGTCTTACGTGTTACAAATATCTCGCGGGAGGGCCTTGTGATTGGTTCTTGA
- the LOC115720775 gene encoding putative RING-H2 finger protein ATL50 isoform X2 translates to MSKDDLEKLPSFHYKTTSEDDDDVDDDVECSVCLESFQMGDKCRLLPTCNHSFHAECVDTWLLRTPFCPICRTGADSRKGDDLSQTTESSSRFSDTNNIRIDIGDGDSGGEMSHHRIEDVGGGDNNHINIEFGMNEIVETECVEKLGELNVGTCSNNSGSKSEENCQGDHEELS, encoded by the coding sequence ATGTCCAAAGACGACCTCGAAAAGCTTCCAAGTTTTCACTATAAAACTACAAGtgaggatgatgatgatgtgGATGATGACGTGGAGTGTTCGGTTTGCTTAGAGAGTTTCCAGATGGGTGACAAGTGTCGTTTATTACCGACGTGTAACCACAGCTTCCATGCCGAGTGTGTTGACACGTGGCTTCTCCGTACACCGTTTTGTCCCATTTGTCGAACTGGAGCTGATTCTCGTAAAGGAGATGATTTGAGCCAAACGACAGAGAGTAGCAGTCGTTTTAGTGACACTAATAATATAAGGATTGATATTGGGGATGGTGATAGTGGTGGTGAGATGAGTCATCATAGAATTGAAGATGTTGGTGGTGGTGACAACAATCACATAAATATTGAATTTGGTATGAATGAGATTGTAGAAACTGAATGTGTGGAAAAATTAGGAGAGTTGAATGTTGGTACTTGTTCTAATAATTCTGGTTCAAAATCAGAAGAGAATTGCCAAGGTGATCATGAGGAGTTGAGTTGA
- the LOC133030006 gene encoding UDP-glycosyltransferase 90A1-like: protein MGSDCNNTNNMTSTLSSNNHDHHIHAVLFPFMAKGHTIPLLHLAHVLLNRHVTVTFLTTPANRPFIAQSLSGTSAAILELPFPENMPGVPAGVEGTDALPSVSMPVLHTFVLGTQLMKPDLDRALENIQPPVSFMVSDGFLWWTLDSASKLGFPRLVSYGMSHYSMAVFHSLFNGKTSALHEQEQDDNNMETETGTGVPDFPWIKLARNEFFPRVKNDEEESIALEFQSKTIEASSNSFGIIFNSFYELEPVFVDYWNRKVGPKSWPVGPLCLHAMPSNSTKTESRADDVHQWLDEKIEKGSSSVLYVAFGSQATVSSEQLREIAKGLVDSNVNFLWVVRKSQAEECIKFFEGFENRVKNRGMVVRGWVDQMEILNHKSVKGFLSHCGWNSVMESISAGVPILAWPMGAEQPLNAKMVAEEMKVGLRVKSCDGSLNGVVKSEEVSTMVKELMEGEKGKEVRKNVEEIAVMGHKAVEEGGSSWEALDSLLKEACKMQMQ from the coding sequence ATGGGTTCAGATTGTAACAACACCAATAATATGACATCAACATTGTCATCTAATAATCACGATCATCACATTCACGCAGTTTTGTTTCCATTTATGGCAAAAGGCCACACTATTCCACTCCTTCACCTAGCTCATGTCCTCCTCAACCGCCATGTAACCGTCACCTTCCTCACTACTCCAGCCAACCGACCCTTCATAGCTCAATCTCTCTCCGGCACATCCGCTGCCATTCTCGAGCTTCCCTTTCCGGAAAACATGCCGGGAGTCCCCGCCGGCGTAGAGGGTACAGACGCTTTGCCTTCTGTGTCCATGCCCGTCCTCCATACCTTCGTTTTGGGCACCCAACTCATGAAACCCGACTTAGATCGAGCTCTGGAGAATATTCAACCTCCAGTGAGCTTCATGGTCTCTGATGGGTTCCTCTGGTGGACCCTTGATTCGGCCTCCAAGCTGGGATTCCCACGGTTGGTTTCTTACGGTATGTCACATTACTCCATGGCCGTCTTCCATTCTCTCTTTAATGGTAAAACGTCTGCTCTTCACGAACAGGAGCAAGATGATAATAATATGGAGACAGAGACAGGGACAGGAGTCCCTGATTTTCCTTGGATTAAACTCGCGCGAAACGAATTTTTCCCACGTGTTAAAAATGATGAAGAAGAGTCTATTGCTCTTGAGTTCCAGTCAAAAACTATTGAGGCCTCAAGTAATAGCTTTGGTATTATTTTCAACAGCTTTTATGAGCTGGAGCCAGTGTTCGTCGATTACTGGAACCGAAAAGTTGGGCCAAAATCATGGCCTGTTGGGCCTCTCTGCTTACATGCCATGCCATCCAACTCTACAAAAACAGAGAGCAGGGCTGATGATGTTCATCAATGGCTCGACGAAAAGATCGAGAAGGGATCGAGTTCAGTTCTTTACGTGGCATTTGGGTCTCAAGCAACAGTTTCATCGGAACAACTTAGAGAAATCGCAAAAGGGTTGGTAGATTCAAACGTAAATTTCTTATGGGTGGTACGGAAATCACAAGCTGAGGAGTGCATTAAGTTCTTTGAAGGGTTCGAAAACAGAGTGAAAAACAGAGGAATGGTGGTGAGAGGTTGGGTTGACCAAATGGAGATATTGAACCACAAAAGCGTTAAAGGGTTTTTGAGTCATTGTGGTTGGAACTCTGTGATGGAGAGTATAAGTGCGGGAGTGCCGATTCTAGCTTGGCCCATGGGGGCAGAGCAGCCTTTAAATGCGAAAATGGTGGCGGAAGAGATGAAGGTTGGGTTGAGAGTTAAGAGTTGTGATGGATCATTGAATGGGGTTGTGAAGAGTGAGGAGGTGAGTACAATGGTGAAGGAGTTAATGGAGGGAGAGAAGGGTAAAGAGGTGAGGAAGAATGTAGAGGAAATTGCAGTTATGGGGCATAAGGCTGTGGAGGAAGGTGGGTCTTCGTGGGAAGCGTTAGACTCGCTTCTCAAGGAGGCATGCAAAATGCAAATGCaataa
- the LOC133030007 gene encoding transcription termination factor MTEF1, chloroplastic: MLHLHTQCCLHLNPNPKSKSKSKPYSLPLPLPPSTPFIKFRTSHRENLRYLKTIGIIHPHTPPNNLPLPHHLHQIITTLNFLKSKGFTDSHFSRLAFLRPQLFSPKFDLAQLEPVFDFLAAEVSASPEESCGIILRCPAILFSDVDYCLRPTLTYLRKLGLSGLSSPTNLNAHLLNTRVEKLDEKMRFLISIGLSEEESGRVCARVPAIFGYSIEDNLRPKCEYLVWEMERSLEEVNKFPQYFGFSLDKRIRPRHIHLKQRNVHIPLNRMLLWGDRKFYAKWK, translated from the coding sequence ATGCTTCACCTACACACACAGTGCTGCCTTCATCTTAATCCCAATCCCAAATCCAAATCCAAATCCAAACCATactctcttcctcttcctcttcctcccTCCACCCCCTTCATCAAGTTCCGTACATCCCACCGTGAAAATCTCCGCTACCTCAAAACCATCGGCATAATCCATCCCCACACACCTCCCAACAACCTTCCCCTTCCTCACCACCTCCATCAAATCATCACCACACTCAATTTCCTCAAATCCAAAGGCTTCACCGACTCCCATTTCTCCAGACTCGCCTTCCTCCGCCCCCAACTCTTCTCCCCCAAATTCGACCTCGCCCAACTCGAACCCGTCTTCGATTTCCTCGCCGCCGAAGTCTCCGCCTCGCCTGAGGAATCCTGCGGAATTATCCTCCGGTGTCCCGCTATTCTCTTCTCCGACGTCGACTACTGCCTCCGCCCGACGCTAACTTACCTGAGGAAGCTGGGTTTGAGCGGGCTTAGCTCGCCGACCAATCTGAACGCGCATCTACTCAACACGCGCGTTGAGAAGCTCGATGAAAAGATGAGGTTTCTGATTAGCATTGGGCTTTCGGAGGAAGAATCGGGTCGGGTTTGCGCTCGGGTTCCGGCAATATTCGGTTATAGTATAGAGGATAACTTGAGACCCAAGTGTGAGTATTTAGTTTGGGAGATGGAGAGAAGCTTAGAGGAAGTGAATAAGTTTCCTCAGTATTTTGGGTTCAGTTTGGATAAGAGAATAAGGCCAAGGCATATCCATTTGAAGCAAAGAAATGTTCACATTCCACTCAATAGAATGTTATTATGGGGTGACCGTAAGTTTTATGCAAAAtggaaataa
- the LOC115720775 gene encoding putative RING-H2 finger protein ATL50 isoform X1, with the protein MAVGKIMVMAIVISIILLFFGIAMLIFVHVCIVGRAFRRGLENVLVPERGGATLTTTADNTSMSKDDLEKLPSFHYKTTSEDDDDVDDDVECSVCLESFQMGDKCRLLPTCNHSFHAECVDTWLLRTPFCPICRTGADSRKGDDLSQTTESSSRFSDTNNIRIDIGDGDSGGEMSHHRIEDVGGGDNNHINIEFGMNEIVETECVEKLGELNVGTCSNNSGSKSEENCQGDHEELS; encoded by the coding sequence ATGGCAGTTGGAAAGATTATGGTAATGGCAATAGTAATATCAATCATACTCTTATTTTTCGGAATAGCTATGTTGATCTTTGTCCACGTGTGCATCGTAGGCAGGGCTTTCAGGAGAGGTTTAGAAAACGTTCTGGTGCCGGAGAGAGGCGGCgccaccctcaccaccaccgCCGACAACACAAGCATGTCCAAAGACGACCTCGAAAAGCTTCCAAGTTTTCACTATAAAACTACAAGtgaggatgatgatgatgtgGATGATGACGTGGAGTGTTCGGTTTGCTTAGAGAGTTTCCAGATGGGTGACAAGTGTCGTTTATTACCGACGTGTAACCACAGCTTCCATGCCGAGTGTGTTGACACGTGGCTTCTCCGTACACCGTTTTGTCCCATTTGTCGAACTGGAGCTGATTCTCGTAAAGGAGATGATTTGAGCCAAACGACAGAGAGTAGCAGTCGTTTTAGTGACACTAATAATATAAGGATTGATATTGGGGATGGTGATAGTGGTGGTGAGATGAGTCATCATAGAATTGAAGATGTTGGTGGTGGTGACAACAATCACATAAATATTGAATTTGGTATGAATGAGATTGTAGAAACTGAATGTGTGGAAAAATTAGGAGAGTTGAATGTTGGTACTTGTTCTAATAATTCTGGTTCAAAATCAGAAGAGAATTGCCAAGGTGATCATGAGGAGTTGAGTTGA